One part of the Neodiprion virginianus isolate iyNeoVirg1 chromosome 3, iyNeoVirg1.1, whole genome shotgun sequence genome encodes these proteins:
- the LOC124300301 gene encoding uncharacterized protein LOC124300301, whose amino-acid sequence MASSFGVKIDNLRSRSRVLLTCLEENAKIVRKEVKKLRSQDSYRLHGTSKRRSAYGRQSDIWKLRNDSSGVGALLCPDYFRPSSKYESVSATDMSANRRLPVVKPERKQPKSSSPRRSVVKECYCQTAMLQTRKANQRSMRTRHAPICLPSFRETDDAVHGDAGSPRDPPEPAYSPPLSTTTLRRAQKIDYTPRSEFLRRVQSKINTLRDSQLGTPRAPSPLPRRFNSTSGNVPGNSKSLDERRNSGVELPRKHNCRRGVDIEALPKKTSLPKKTIASRKLMNDQNKPANFRSRERRAAFRSSSPDGRTLRMVSGDGNFSRPSVGDERKSCPCSEYRADKFLGEQGENEAVDSEVNDVRKFRDKNYFDTHASCPSLLGSRSSGSLQQFRLNERLFPEPVGRVHRDDLVVSIPPCATRQRRGVHYFPRSIVRQEKNASNTNYTKKRRCPAGCPLIGHAVDLGALKVSHPSNSLALRFQKGIR is encoded by the exons ATGGCATCTTCCTTCGGtgtgaaaattgacaatttacGCAGCAGAAGTCGCGTCCTGTTGACGTGCCTCGAAGAGAACGCTAAAATCGTCCGCAAGGAGGTTAAGAAGCTCCGCTCCCAAGACTC ATACCGTTTGCACGGTACAAGCAAACGCCGCTCGGCTTATGGGCGACAATCCGACATCTGGAAGTTGCGCAACGACTCGAGTGGTGTCGGCGCTCTTCTCTGCCCCGACTACTTTCGGCCGTCGTCGAAATACGAATCTGTCTCAGCGACGGACATGAGCGCCAACCGGAGGCTGCCGGTGGTTAAACCTGAAAGGAAACAGCCGAAGTCGTCGTCTCCGCGACGCTCGGTCGTCAAGGAATGCTACTGCCAGACGGCGATGCTCCAGACGCGGAAGGCGAATCAAAGGTCGATGAGGACGAGACACGCGCCGATTTGCCTGCCGAGTTTCCGCGAAACCGACGATGCGGTTCACGGCGATGCCGGCTCGCCGCGGGATCCTCCGGAACCGGCTTACTCGCCGCCGTTGAGCACGACAACGCTGAGACGAGCCCAGAAGATCGACTACACACCGAGGTCCGAATTTTTGCGGAGAGTTCAGAGCAAAATCAACACCCTGCGCGATAGTCAGCTTGGAACTCCGAGAGCTCCGAGTCCGCTGCCTCGGAGGTTTAATTCGACGAGTGGCAACGTTCCAGGGAACTCAAAATCCTTGGATGAAAGGCGGAACAGCGGGGTCGAGTTACCGCGAAAACACAACTGCCGTCGCGGTGTGGACATCGAGGCTTTGCCGAAGAAGACTTCGCTGCCCAAGAAAACCATCGCGTCCAGGAAGTTAATGAACGATCAGAACAAACCGGCGAATTTCAGGAGCCGCGAACGCAGAGCGGCCTTCCGGTCGTCGTCGCCGGACGGAAGAACCCTTCGTATGGTTTCTGGGgacggaaatttttctcgcccATCCGTCGGAGACGAAAGGAAATCTTGCCCCTGCTCGGAGTATCGGGCAGATAAATTTTTGGGAGAACAAGGCGAAAACGAGGCGGTCGACTCGGAGGTTAACGATGTTCGGAAATTTCGCGATAAGAATTACTTCGACACGCACGCCTCCTGCCCGTCCTTACTCGGCTCTCGGTCCTCCGGTTCTCTCCAGCAATTTCGCCTCAACGAGAGGCTCTTTCCCGAGCCGGTGGGGAGGGTTCATCGCGATGACCTTGTCGTCAGCATCCCTCCGTGCGCCACCAGGCAAAGGAGGGGAGTCCACTATTTTCCGAGGAGCATAGTCAGGCAGGAGAAGAATGCCTCGAATACAAATTACACTAAAAAACGACGATGTCCCGCGGGCTGTCCTTTGATCGGTCATGCCGTCGACTTGGGCGCCCTCAAAGTTTCCCATCCTTCGAACAGTTTGGCACTAAGATTTCAAAAAGGAATTCGTTGA